A single region of the Anaerostipes rhamnosivorans genome encodes:
- a CDS encoding PTS system mannose/fructose/sorbose family transporter subunit IID: MSEDIKKRLSKKDVSKAFWRWAFFSHANYNYERLEATGLVFSMKHIIKKLYGDDPQEYKACLKRHMQFFNTEPNFGAVIPGIVLAMEEEKANGAPISDDAINGVKTGLMGPFAGIGDTLWQGTLTPILLAFGISLGSKGNLLGPLVYALLMLGIMWPIAHFCWTKGYQLGKEGIEKILGGNQLQLLITGASAMGAIVLGALSAQFVTVKCIAKLNFGALNMNIQETVFDALFKGVLPLAFTMLTYYLLKKKKINPTAVMGILILIGIIGGVLGILGA; the protein is encoded by the coding sequence ATGTCTGAAGATATAAAGAAAAGATTATCCAAAAAAGATGTCTCAAAGGCTTTTTGGAGATGGGCATTTTTCTCCCATGCAAATTATAACTATGAACGACTGGAAGCAACTGGTCTGGTTTTTTCTATGAAGCATATTATAAAAAAATTATATGGCGATGACCCTCAGGAATATAAAGCCTGCCTCAAAAGGCATATGCAGTTTTTTAATACAGAGCCGAACTTTGGTGCAGTCATCCCAGGAATCGTTTTGGCTATGGAGGAAGAGAAAGCAAATGGAGCTCCCATATCCGATGATGCGATCAACGGTGTGAAAACCGGCCTGATGGGTCCGTTTGCCGGTATTGGAGATACCCTATGGCAGGGCACCTTAACACCGATCCTGCTGGCATTTGGTATCAGTTTAGGTTCAAAAGGAAATCTTCTTGGGCCTCTGGTGTACGCCCTGCTGATGCTGGGAATCATGTGGCCGATCGCGCATTTTTGCTGGACAAAAGGTTACCAGCTTGGCAAAGAAGGAATTGAAAAGATTCTCGGAGGCAACCAGTTACAGTTGTTGATCACAGGGGCCTCTGCTATGGGTGCCATCGTACTGGGGGCATTATCGGCACAATTTGTAACGGTAAAGTGCATTGCGAAGCTCAATTTCGGCGCTTTGAATATGAATATCCAGGAAACTGTGTTTGACGCATTATTTAAAGGTGTATTACCTTTGGCCTTTACAATGCTGACTTATTATTTACTGAAAAAGAAAAAAATTAATCCAACGGCCGTGATGGGAATCTTAATACTGATCGGAATCATCGGAGGAGTGCTTGGAATTCTGGGCGCGTAA
- a CDS encoding PTS mannose/fructose/sorbose/N-acetylgalactosamine transporter subunit IIC, whose product MKITLFQALLIGIVYYLGNTGTPWLSLLGSFSVVYRPLVAGTIVGFILGDPVQGCMIGAAINLPYVAFINAGGTQPADPGLAGTVGTAWAMAAGVNPAAAVTIALPLGLLGTMVWVAHMTLDVTFVHMADKAAEEGNLEKICFWHVVPPQILMFLLCVVPATAATYFGSTAVKGIISSLTGKPLATLTVIGGLLPALGIAMNLRAIGRPGTLLFFLVGFIAVVYLELPVIAVAVLAGVIGYFYTMLSNQTPQAAAAGDSCGAVPIENDDEEDF is encoded by the coding sequence ATGAAAATAACCCTATTTCAGGCACTTCTAATTGGAATTGTATACTACTTAGGCAATACAGGCACCCCGTGGCTGTCCTTGCTGGGAAGCTTTTCTGTCGTATACAGGCCCTTGGTGGCAGGAACAATCGTCGGATTTATTTTAGGTGATCCGGTACAGGGATGTATGATCGGTGCCGCTATCAATCTCCCTTACGTGGCATTTATCAATGCAGGGGGAACCCAGCCCGCTGATCCGGGGCTGGCCGGCACAGTTGGAACCGCATGGGCCATGGCCGCCGGTGTCAACCCAGCCGCAGCAGTTACCATCGCTCTCCCGCTTGGACTGCTTGGAACAATGGTGTGGGTAGCACATATGACGTTGGATGTAACCTTCGTACATATGGCAGATAAGGCAGCAGAAGAAGGGAATCTGGAGAAAATATGCTTCTGGCATGTAGTTCCGCCTCAGATCCTTATGTTCCTGCTCTGTGTGGTTCCGGCAACCGCAGCAACTTATTTTGGATCTACTGCCGTCAAAGGTATTATTTCTTCCCTGACAGGTAAACCGCTGGCAACCTTAACTGTGATTGGAGGTCTGCTTCCTGCACTTGGTATCGCAATGAACCTCCGTGCAATTGGACGGCCTGGTACACTTTTGTTCTTTCTTGTAGGATTTATAGCCGTTGTCTATTTAGAACTACCTGTTATCGCAGTGGCCGTACTGGCAGGTGTGATCGGATACTTCTATACCATGCTGAGCAACCAGACACCACAGGCAGCCGCCGCTGGAGATTCGTGTGGAGCTGTGCCAATAGAAAATGACGATGAGGAGGATTTTTAA
- a CDS encoding GntR family transcriptional regulator — MSHEEKKELLYIQLRDKILAEYQHKPYYAPLPGERELCEIYAVSRPTVRKALEILEEQGKIVRLAGKGAFFIGNKDFIEADSNKMQPTNIAFYDQVSLRGDYTRSKVLTEKIEMASYEVSARLKAEINSKVFHLERLRYINDKLYSLANSYILYDLCPELNEYDFSDRSLHKTLSEHGHIPYKADKTIEISKATEYESLHLDIETGAPITITSSIIYNKEGDILEYTISKSDAYKTLIKMDVFNK; from the coding sequence ATGAGCCATGAAGAAAAAAAGGAATTGTTGTATATACAATTAAGAGATAAGATCTTAGCTGAATATCAGCATAAACCATACTACGCGCCTCTGCCAGGAGAACGAGAACTGTGTGAAATATATGCAGTCAGCCGACCTACAGTCCGAAAAGCATTAGAGATCTTAGAAGAACAGGGGAAAATCGTAAGATTGGCAGGAAAAGGAGCCTTCTTTATCGGGAACAAAGACTTTATTGAGGCAGACAGCAATAAAATGCAGCCCACGAATATCGCATTCTATGATCAAGTTTCTCTACGGGGCGATTATACCCGAAGCAAAGTGTTGACAGAAAAAATTGAGATGGCCAGCTATGAGGTTTCAGCCCGGCTGAAAGCAGAGATCAATTCTAAAGTTTTTCACCTTGAGCGGTTACGGTACATTAATGATAAACTGTATTCCCTGGCTAATTCTTATATCTTATATGACCTTTGCCCGGAATTAAATGAATACGATTTCAGTGACCGGTCTCTGCATAAAACTCTCTCTGAGCATGGACATATTCCTTACAAAGCGGATAAGACCATAGAGATCTCAAAAGCCACAGAGTATGAATCACTTCACTTAGATATTGAAACCGGAGCTCCCATCACAATCACTTCAAGTATTATTTATAATAAAGAGGGTGATATCTTAGAATACACAATTTCTAAATCAGATGCATACAAAACATTGATAAAAATGGATGTCTTTAATAAATAG
- a CDS encoding zinc-dependent alcohol dehydrogenase, protein MGEMAKTLVFTGEKQIEIQEYPIPEVSDDMVLVKTDACAICTWEQRVYTGVKKVDFPFIGGHEMVGKIVKMGKNVDQRQWNVGDFVAVGVTLPCKNCYQCKSGNEQNCEHFDHSKQLEGLPEKGMGGLSSHLLVHPSNLFHLHDITPEEATITEPLSCVLHSVETADIQFGDTVVVIGCGIMGLLHTILATKRGASVIVSDTNEERTKLGLELGAKYAVNPAKEDLSERVKEITGGIMAQVVFDTTPISKVAEDAVKAVANNGRLVLYSSFYPDTPISISPDWLHKSGAKLMGTANSNTVDFTKATRLLSEGVVDVKPFVSEVYDLSDYQKAFESATKGDKFRVVLRFR, encoded by the coding sequence ATGGGAGAAATGGCAAAGACCCTGGTATTTACAGGGGAGAAACAAATTGAGATACAGGAATATCCGATTCCTGAAGTCAGTGACGATATGGTTCTGGTAAAAACAGATGCATGTGCGATCTGCACATGGGAGCAGAGGGTTTATACCGGAGTAAAAAAAGTGGACTTTCCGTTCATCGGAGGCCATGAGATGGTTGGAAAAATTGTCAAGATGGGCAAAAACGTTGACCAGAGACAGTGGAATGTCGGGGATTTTGTGGCAGTCGGGGTGACCCTGCCCTGCAAAAACTGCTACCAGTGTAAGAGCGGAAATGAACAGAACTGTGAGCACTTTGACCACAGCAAACAGTTAGAGGGTCTTCCAGAAAAGGGGATGGGCGGACTTAGTTCCCACCTGCTGGTACATCCGTCAAACCTGTTCCATCTCCACGACATCACACCGGAAGAAGCAACGATCACAGAACCATTATCCTGTGTCCTTCACAGCGTAGAAACTGCCGATATCCAATTTGGTGACACCGTTGTTGTGATCGGCTGCGGGATCATGGGACTATTACACACGATCCTTGCGACCAAACGAGGGGCTTCTGTCATTGTCTCCGACACGAATGAAGAAAGAACAAAGTTAGGATTGGAGCTGGGCGCAAAGTATGCAGTGAACCCGGCAAAGGAAGATCTTTCCGAACGGGTAAAGGAGATCACCGGAGGGATCATGGCACAAGTGGTATTTGACACCACGCCGATCTCCAAGGTAGCGGAAGACGCGGTGAAGGCGGTGGCTAACAACGGACGCCTGGTACTTTACAGTTCCTTCTATCCGGACACACCGATCTCCATCAGTCCGGACTGGCTGCACAAGAGCGGAGCAAAGCTCATGGGAACTGCAAACTCCAATACCGTGGACTTTACAAAAGCTACGAGGCTGTTGTCAGAGGGAGTTGTGGATGTGAAACCATTTGTCAGTGAGGTTTACGATCTAAGCGACTATCAAAAGGCATTTGAATCTGCAACTAAAGGTGACAAATTCCGGGTGGTGCTGAGATTTAGATGA
- a CDS encoding GntR family transcriptional regulator, which yields MSEMKKKQLLYMQLRDSILADYKDKPYYSPLPGERELCDIYSVSRPTVRKALEILEDEGCIIRLTGKGAFFIGNKEFVDANNDMKFSDIAFYNQVSLRGDYTSSKVLLQKIEIADKKVAVMLRLPKNAKVFHLERLRYINGKLYSLANAYIPYELCPELTEHDFSDRSLHNTLCQYGHVPFKADKTIEISKASEYDAMHLDLKPGDPISISSTVTYDEHGNMLEYAVTRADAYKTLIQMQVYNQDHVKDQVMREKRQ from the coding sequence ATGAGTGAAATGAAAAAAAAGCAGCTGCTTTATATGCAGCTGAGGGATTCTATATTGGCAGATTATAAGGACAAACCATACTATTCTCCTTTGCCGGGAGAACGCGAACTGTGTGATATCTATTCTGTCAGCAGACCTACCGTGAGGAAGGCTCTTGAGATTCTGGAGGATGAAGGCTGTATTATAAGGCTTACCGGGAAAGGTGCGTTTTTCATTGGCAATAAGGAGTTTGTAGATGCCAACAATGATATGAAGTTCTCAGACATTGCATTCTATAATCAGGTCAGCCTGAGGGGCGATTACACCAGCAGTAAAGTATTGTTGCAGAAGATTGAGATTGCAGACAAGAAAGTTGCAGTCATGCTGAGGCTTCCGAAAAATGCCAAGGTTTTTCATTTAGAAAGGCTCCGGTATATCAACGGCAAATTATACTCTTTGGCCAATGCCTATATTCCGTATGAGTTATGTCCTGAATTGACAGAGCATGATTTTTCTGACCGTTCTCTGCACAATACATTGTGCCAGTATGGTCATGTACCGTTTAAGGCTGATAAGACCATTGAGATTTCCAAAGCATCCGAGTATGATGCCATGCACCTGGATTTAAAACCTGGGGACCCGATCTCCATTTCATCTACCGTCACCTATGATGAACATGGCAATATGCTGGAATATGCGGTCACCAGGGCGGATGCGTATAAGACATTGATACAGATGCAGGTCTACAATCAGGATCATGTCAAGGATCAGGTGATGAGGGAAAAGCGCCAGTAG
- a CDS encoding SDR family NAD(P)-dependent oxidoreductase → MDLILKNRTAIVTGGGKGFGKAICTVLVQEGANVIMNYRSNRQDALSYIKKLNDNYSGHIIGFCGDMTISENRERIFETALKEYGSIDILINNAASWTTALVADMPKEEFEHVLDVNLTVPFLMSQKLIQYLIKSGKRGSIMNVVSKAAITGSERNHAHYAASKAGLVGFTKSLAKETASAGITVNAIAPGYMKTEMLNKSFKNRDDEDQQVKKIPVGRIADPIELANVVAFMVSEKASYFTGTVFNGTGGMIMF, encoded by the coding sequence ATGGACTTAATATTAAAAAACCGTACAGCCATTGTTACAGGCGGAGGAAAAGGATTCGGCAAAGCCATCTGCACGGTTCTGGTTCAAGAAGGGGCAAATGTGATTATGAATTATCGGTCCAATAGACAAGATGCTCTCTCTTATATTAAAAAACTAAATGACAATTATTCAGGACATATTATTGGTTTTTGTGGTGATATGACTATCTCAGAGAATAGAGAAAGGATTTTTGAGACAGCGCTAAAAGAATACGGCAGCATAGATATTCTGATTAATAATGCTGCATCATGGACAACAGCTCTGGTAGCTGATATGCCAAAAGAAGAATTTGAACATGTCCTGGATGTGAATCTGACCGTACCTTTTTTAATGAGTCAAAAGTTAATCCAGTATTTAATAAAATCCGGGAAAAGGGGCAGTATTATGAACGTAGTGTCAAAAGCCGCGATCACAGGTTCAGAAAGAAATCATGCACATTATGCCGCTTCTAAAGCCGGTCTTGTAGGATTTACAAAATCCCTGGCAAAAGAAACTGCTTCTGCTGGGATCACGGTAAATGCCATCGCCCCCGGTTATATGAAAACAGAGATGTTAAATAAGTCTTTTAAAAATAGGGATGACGAGGATCAACAAGTCAAAAAAATTCCAGTAGGCCGGATTGCAGATCCCATTGAACTGGCCAATGTGGTGGCATTCATGGTATCTGAAAAAGCCAGTTATTTTACGGGGACTGTATTTAACGGCACTGGCGGAATGATCATGTTCTGA
- a CDS encoding zinc-dependent alcohol dehydrogenase — MGEMAKTLVFTGEKQIEIQEYPIPEVSDDMVLVKTDACAICTWEQRVYTGVKKVDFPFIGGHEMVGKIVKMGKNVDQRQWNVGDFVAVGVTLPCKNCYQCKSGNEQNCEHFDHSKQLEGLPEKGMGGLSSHLLVHPSNLFHLHDITPEEATITEPLSCVLHSVETADIQFGDTVVVIGCGIMGLLHTILATKRGASVIVSDTNEERTKLGLELGAKYAVNPAKEDLSERVKEITGGIMAQVVFDTTPISKVAEDAVKAVANNGRLVLYSSFYPDTPISISPDWLHKSGAKLMGTANSNTVDFTKATRLLSEGVVDVKPFVSEVYDLSDYQKAFESAIKGDKFRVVIKF; from the coding sequence ATGGGAGAAATGGCAAAGACCCTGGTATTCACAGGGGAGAAACAAATTGAGATACAGGAATATCCGATTCCTGAAGTCAGTGACGATATGGTTCTGGTAAAAACAGATGCATGTGCGATCTGCACATGGGAGCAGAGGGTTTATACCGGAGTAAAAAAAGTGGACTTTCCGTTCATCGGAGGCCATGAGATGGTTGGAAAAATTGTCAAGATGGGCAAAAACGTTGACCAGAGACAGTGGAATGTCGGGGATTTTGTGGCAGTCGGGGTGACCCTGCCCTGCAAAAACTGCTACCAGTGTAAGAGCGGAAATGAACAGAACTGTGAGCACTTTGACCACAGCAAACAGTTAGAGGGTCTTCCAGAAAAGGGGATGGGCGGACTTAGTTCCCACCTGCTGGTACATCCGTCAAACCTGTTCCATCTCCACGACATCACACCGGAAGAAGCAACGATCACAGAACCATTATCCTGTGTCCTTCACAGCGTAGAAACTGCCGATATCCAATTTGGTGACACCGTTGTTGTGATCGGCTGCGGGATCATGGGACTATTACACACGATCCTTGCGACCAAACGAGGGGCTTCTGTCATTGTCTCCGACACGAATGAAGAAAGAACAAAGTTAGGATTGGAGCTGGGCGCAAAGTATGCAGTGAACCCGGCAAAGGAAGATCTTTCCGAACGGGTAAAGGAGATCACCGGAGGGATCATGGCACAAGTGGTATTTGACACCACGCCGATCTCCAAGGTAGCGGAAGACGCGGTGAAGGCGGTGGCTAACAACGGACGCCTGGTACTTTACAGTTCCTTCTATCCGGACACACCGATCTCCATCAGTCCGGACTGGCTGCACAAGAGCGGAGCAAAGCTCATGGGAACTGCAAACTCCAATACCGTGGACTTTACAAAAGCTACGAGGCTGTTGTCAGAGGGAGTTGTGGATGTGAAACCATTTGTCAGTGAGGTTTACGATCTAAGCGACTATCAAAAGGCATTTGAATCTGCAATTAAAGGCGATAAGTTCAGAGTAGTGATCAAATTTTAG